CTTTCGCGTCACATCCCCCCCGTAGCACTTCGCCAACACGTCCTTCTTAAGGGGTCTTACGCTCTGTCTTACGATAACCTTGCGCCCCACAGCGGCCTGAATGGCCACTTCGAAGAGTTGACGAGGGATGAGCTCTTTCAGCCTTTGGACGACCGCCAACGCTCTGTGGTAAGCGGCGTTGCGATGACATATAAACGAAAAGGCATCCACCTGCTCTCCGTGGATCAGTATATCGACCTTGACTAAGTCGTCTGCTCTGAAGCCTATGTGCTCGTAGTCCAGCGACGCAAAACCGTGGGTGGCCGAGTTGAGTTTGTCGTAAAAGTCTCCTATGAACTCCGCGAGCGGCAGGTCATAGATCAGACGCACTCGGTTTTGGGTTATGTATGACATAATCACAAATTGCCCTCTCCTGTTTTGGCACAGCTGCATAACCTTTCCGACGCAATCGGGGTTGACAAAAATCGTGAGACGTATATATGGCTCTCTGATCTCCTTGATTCTGCCGCTCTCCGGGAAATCGGAGGGGCGATGAACCTCCAGGATCGTCCCATCGGACAAGACGACCTGGTAGACCACGTTAGGGGCCGTGGCCACGAGCTCCACGCCGAACTCTCGACTCAGGCGCTCCTTAGTGATATCCATGTGAAGAAGACCCAAGAAACCGCAGCGGAAGCCGAAACCAAGGGCGGCTGATGTCTCCGGCTCGAACGCAAGGGAAGCGTCGTTCAACTGCAACTTCTCGAGGGACTCCCTGAGCTTGCCGTAATCATCGCTGTCTAACGGGTAAAAACCGCAAAAGACTACCGGTTTGATCTTTTCATATCCTGGCAATGGGGTCTCTGCGGGGCGAAGCGCATCGGTTATCGTGTCGCCTACCCTCGCTTCTACGAGTGACTTCACATTGGCAATCACATAACCCACATCTCCCGGCCCCAACTCATCGACGGGTACCAGATGGGGGCGAAAGGTGCCCACTTCTTCCACTTCGTAACCACGCTCGGTGGCCATAAATTTTATCGCCTGTCCCACCCTCAGCGTCCCGTTGAAAAGGCGCACGTAACATATGACCCCTCTATAATTGTCGTATATGGAGTCAAATATCAACGCTTGAAGGGGGGCATCAACGCTGCCGCCAGGCGGCGGGATCTGCTTCACTATGCGCTCCAGGATCTCCTCGATACCGATGCCTTCCTTGGCGGAGGCGAGGATGGCATCGCTCGCATCGATGCCTATAATATCTTCGATCTCCCTTTTTACTTCCTCCGCTCTCGCGTGAGGGAGGTCTATTTTATTTATGACAGGGATTATTTCAAGGCCCTGAGATACGGCCAAATAGGCATTCGCAACGGTCCTTGCTTGCACTCCCTGCGAGGCATCCACCACCAGCAAGGCCCCCTCACAGGCAGCCAAGGAACGGGAGACTTCGTAACTGAAGTCGACATGACCAGGCGTGTCTATCAAATTGAGGACATATTTGCGGCCGTCGCGAGCAGAATACCGCATCTGTACAGGAGAAAGCTTTACGGTTAGCCCTCTTTCTCTCTCGAGATCCATGGAATCGAGCATCTGGTCTCGTCTCTTGTTGAAATCTACGGAGTTCGTGAACTCCAAAAACCTGTCGGCCAAAGTTGACTTGCCGTGGTCTACATGAGCTATTATACAAAAGTTGCGCAGCTCTTCGCTTTTGTTCATCCTTTTCCACCTCTATTAAATTCTCCCGTTAGATTTTACCAGGCCTTTGGCCGTAACGCCCTTAAAGGAGGTCGACCTGCAATGAAAACGAAGAAAAGGGCCATTTTCCTCTTTTCGGGAGGGTTGGACTCCGTACTCGCAGCGGAGTTGCTCAAGAGGATCGGCGTAGAGGTCTATTACGTAACCTTCGTCACCCCATTTTTCTCGCCGGAAACGGCCCTCATCATGGCGAGAACCTACGGTTATTCCATAGAGATTATGCCCCTGCCCGAAAAGAGATATATGCCCCTCCTCTTTAATCCTCCGCATGGCTTCGGAAGACACAGAAATCCCTGCATCGATTGTCATGCCCTCATGATCGAGATGGCAGGAAAGCTAATGGAGGAGCGCGCATTCGATTTCTTGGCAACAGGAGAGGTGCTGGACGAGCGCCCAAAGTCGCAAAGCTTAGAAGCGTTGACGAAAGTGGATAAAGCTTCAGGCTATGCCGGTATGATCCTGCGGCCGCTTTCAGCTAAACTGCTACCACCCACAGTGCCCGAGATCTCAGGGTGGATAGAGCGCAGTCAACTGCTCGCCATACGAGGACGAAGCAGAAAAGAACAACTGAGACTCGCTAAAGCATGGGGCATATCGTTCTATCCTACTCCGGCTGGGGGGTGTCTCCTCACCGATCAAAATTATAGCAGGAAATTGAGCAGGCTCATCGAACACTTAGGAGAGTACGTTTCGTTTCGCCATGCCGAACTCCTCAAAATCGGGCGTCATTTCTGGCTGCCGCCCAAGACGCACTTAATTGTAGGCCGCAACGAAGGTGAAAACTGCAACCTGGAGGGGTTGCGGTCAGAGGAAGATTGGCTTATCTATCCGCAAAACAAGAAGGGCCCTCTTGCTCTCCTTCATCATTATGGCCATACCTTTGAGACGACGCTTCTCGTCGCAGCTAAAATTGTAGCTCGTTACTGCAAGCGAAGCGATGCTGAGGTTATCCTAACGCTTTGCCCTCCTTTAAACGAGACTTTCGAGCTTGCAACAACTCCTCTCTCTCAAGAAACAGTAAGTCTTTTTAGACTCGAAAGCGCAGACAGGCCTCAGGATTTGGCCTCTTTTTTGCGCGACGAAAGGTCGACGATTTCGTCAGATAGGCTGAGGAGCTCCCTTCGATAGACGAGAAAATAGAAACAGGCCACGAAGAGGACACCCCCTACTATGTTGCCCAGCGTTACAGGGATCATGTTGTTAAAAAAGCCGTGCCATGTAACGTTCGTCAACTCTTCTTGCGAAATACCAGCCAAAGCTGCCGCTTGGCTTCTTTTCATAAAATTGGCAAAGGTCAAAAAATACATGTTCGCAATTGAATGCTCGAAGCCGGAGGCTAAAAACGCCATGATGGGAAAGAAAATAATCCCTATCTTGCTTATAATGTCCATAGCAGCCATGCTCATCCAAACCGTGAGCACGACGATCCAATTGCAGGCTACACCCCTGGCGAAGGCTTGCAGAAACGGCAGGCTCATCTTTCCAGCAGCAATTTTTATGGCATTTGCGCCGGTCGTTCCTTCCCAAAGGCCTGTGGCATATATCAAGGCAGCGACTAAAGCAGAGCCTATGTAATTCGCCACAAATACCCAAAACCAGTTGCGAAGCATTTGCGAAATGGAGCAGTACCCCGCCATTACTCCCAACGGCATGATGCAATTGCCCGTGAACAACTCGGCCCCTCCGATTATCACCATCATGAGGCCAACCGTGAAAGCTGAAGCGCCTACGAGCTTTGTGAAGCCCATCCCAAATTTTTCGGTCATATCGCAGGTCACCACAGTATAAAGCCAGGCAGCAAAAGCTACATAAGCTCCGGCCAGTATTCCCAACAGTAGCATCTGCCCCACAGAGAGAGAAGCCTTGTTCCGGGCGAGACGACACGCCTCTGCTGCTACTTGCGATGGAGATCTGTAGTTCATAGAATAGCCCCCCTATATGCCGAGATATGCTCGCTTCACTTCTTCACTGTTCAACAATTGGCCGGACGGGCCGGACATAACTACTCGCCCAGATTGTATTACGTAGCCTCTGTCAGCTATCTCGAGCGCTTCCAAGACGCGCTGCTCTACCATTAACACTGTGACATTAAAGCGTCTTATTTCAGTGACAGCTAGCAATACCCGCTCTACAAGGCTCGGCTGAAGGCCGAGGCTCAGTTCATCGAGAAGGATCAGCTTGGGCGCACTCATAAGCCCCCTTGCAATGGCGAGCATTTGCTGCTCGCCCCCGCTCATAGTCTCAGCCTTCTGGCCTGACCTCTCTTTTAGAATGGGAAAGAGGTCGTAAACCCTGGCCAAGCGCTCTTCTATGGTATCCCTATTTCTCTCAGCAAAGGCC
This genomic window from Acetomicrobium sp. S15 = DSM 107314 contains:
- the lepA gene encoding translation elongation factor 4, yielding MNKSEELRNFCIIAHVDHGKSTLADRFLEFTNSVDFNKRRDQMLDSMDLERERGLTVKLSPVQMRYSARDGRKYVLNLIDTPGHVDFSYEVSRSLAACEGALLVVDASQGVQARTVANAYLAVSQGLEIIPVINKIDLPHARAEEVKREIEDIIGIDASDAILASAKEGIGIEEILERIVKQIPPPGGSVDAPLQALIFDSIYDNYRGVICYVRLFNGTLRVGQAIKFMATERGYEVEEVGTFRPHLVPVDELGPGDVGYVIANVKSLVEARVGDTITDALRPAETPLPGYEKIKPVVFCGFYPLDSDDYGKLRESLEKLQLNDASLAFEPETSAALGFGFRCGFLGLLHMDITKERLSREFGVELVATAPNVVYQVVLSDGTILEVHRPSDFPESGRIKEIREPYIRLTIFVNPDCVGKVMQLCQNRRGQFVIMSYITQNRVRLIYDLPLAEFIGDFYDKLNSATHGFASLDYEHIGFRADDLVKVDILIHGEQVDAFSFICHRNAAYHRALAVVQRLKELIPRQLFEVAIQAAVGRKVIVRQSVRPLKKDVLAKCYGGDVTRKRKLLEKQKEGKRRMKQVGRVMIPQEAFLAFLQMEEK
- a CDS encoding formate/nitrite transporter family protein, yielding MNYRSPSQVAAEACRLARNKASLSVGQMLLLGILAGAYVAFAAWLYTVVTCDMTEKFGMGFTKLVGASAFTVGLMMVIIGGAELFTGNCIMPLGVMAGYCSISQMLRNWFWVFVANYIGSALVAALIYATGLWEGTTGANAIKIAAGKMSLPFLQAFARGVACNWIVVLTVWMSMAAMDIISKIGIIFFPIMAFLASGFEHSIANMYFLTFANFMKRSQAAALAGISQEELTNVTWHGFFNNMIPVTLGNIVGGVLFVACFYFLVYRRELLSLSDEIVDLSSRKKEAKS
- a CDS encoding ABC transporter ATP-binding protein, translating into MTGPILKVTDMCAGYGSVPVLHGISLEVCEGELVAIVGANGAGKTTTMRTIAGLMRPTRGNVEFYGEDVTGLPAHVMVKKGLTYVPEGRRLFQKLSVRENLELGAFAERNRDTIEERLARVYDLFPILKERSGQKAETMSGGEQQMLAIARGLMSAPKLILLDELSLGLQPSLVERVLLAVTEIRRFNVTVLMVEQRVLEALEIADRGYVIQSGRVVMSGPSGQLLNSEEVKRAYLGI